One genomic region from Neisseria weaveri encodes:
- a CDS encoding hydrolase — translation MSNKFLDLLTPENSQLIFIDHQPQMAFGVQSIDRQTLKNNVVALAKSAKVFNIPTIITTVETEGFSGHTYPELLSVFPENKILERTSMNSWDDQNVRDALAANGRKKVIVAGLWTEVCNLGFALAAAAEGNYDIYMVADASGGTTVEAHEYAMQRMIQAGIIPVTWQQVLLEWQRDWARKETYDAVLDIVKEHSGAYGMGVDYAYTMVHKAPERVQHGERIGPNPAK, via the coding sequence ATGTCAAACAAATTTTTAGACTTGTTAACCCCTGAAAACAGCCAGCTGATTTTCATCGACCACCAGCCGCAAATGGCCTTCGGCGTACAATCCATCGACCGCCAAACCCTGAAAAACAATGTGGTTGCATTGGCCAAATCAGCCAAAGTATTCAACATCCCCACCATCATCACCACTGTTGAAACCGAAGGCTTTTCCGGCCACACTTATCCTGAATTGTTGAGCGTATTCCCCGAGAACAAAATTCTCGAGCGTACTTCAATGAACTCTTGGGACGACCAAAACGTGCGTGATGCTTTGGCTGCAAACGGCCGTAAAAAAGTTATCGTAGCAGGCTTGTGGACAGAAGTATGTAACTTGGGCTTTGCTCTGGCTGCCGCTGCTGAAGGCAATTATGATATCTACATGGTGGCAGATGCCTCAGGCGGCACAACGGTAGAAGCGCATGAATACGCTATGCAACGCATGATTCAAGCAGGCATTATTCCGGTAACTTGGCAACAAGTTTTGCTCGAATGGCAACGTGACTGGGCCCGTAAAGAAACCTACGATGCCGTATTGGATATCGTAAAAGAACATTCTGGTGCATACGGCATGGGTGTGGATTACGCCTACACTATGGTTCACAAAGCACCCGAGCGCGTGCAACACGGCGAACGCATCGGCCCTAACCCTGCCAAGTAA
- a CDS encoding DUF1427 family protein, whose amino-acid sequence MKLYVFSFGAGILVGVVYYLLNVRSPAPPVVALLGLLGMLLGEQMIPLSKQFFSPQTSISQTAHSQDQNHNKE is encoded by the coding sequence ATGAAGTTGTATGTGTTTTCTTTCGGAGCCGGAATATTGGTTGGTGTGGTTTACTACCTGCTTAATGTACGCTCTCCCGCGCCGCCCGTAGTGGCCTTGCTGGGGCTTTTGGGCATGTTGCTGGGCGAACAAATGATTCCGCTCTCCAAACAATTTTTTTCTCCGCAAACATCTATCTCCCAAACCGCACACTCACAAGACCAGAATCACAATAAGGAGTAA
- a CDS encoding nitroreductase family protein translates to MSVVQTLQQAAENRRSVYALNKNLPVNKEEVVKIVEHAVKHTPSAFNSQSTRFVVLFGAEHEKLWDITIAELRKIVPAENFQATEDKLNMFKAAAGSVLFFEDENVVKGLQEQFPAYAAGFPVWAGHSDAMSQYAIWTALAAVNVGANLQHYTPIIDAEVAKTWNLPANWKMSAQLVFGGITEPAGDKSFAPVEDRLKVYGL, encoded by the coding sequence ATGTCTGTTGTACAAACTTTGCAGCAAGCTGCTGAGAACCGCCGTTCTGTTTACGCGCTGAACAAAAATCTGCCCGTAAACAAAGAAGAAGTAGTAAAAATCGTTGAGCACGCCGTAAAACACACACCGTCTGCGTTCAACTCGCAATCTACCCGTTTCGTTGTGTTATTCGGTGCCGAACATGAAAAACTGTGGGACATCACCATTGCCGAACTGCGCAAAATCGTTCCTGCCGAAAACTTCCAAGCTACCGAAGACAAACTGAACATGTTTAAAGCGGCTGCCGGCAGCGTGTTGTTCTTTGAAGATGAAAATGTTGTTAAAGGCCTGCAAGAGCAGTTCCCTGCTTATGCCGCCGGTTTCCCCGTATGGGCAGGTCACAGCGATGCCATGAGCCAATACGCTATTTGGACTGCGCTGGCTGCGGTAAACGTAGGTGCCAACCTGCAACACTACACCCCGATTATTGATGCCGAAGTGGCTAAAACTTGGAATCTGCCGGCCAACTGGAAAATGAGCGCCCAGCTCGTATTCGGCGGCATCACCGAGCCTGCAGGCGATAAATCTTTTGCTCCCGTAGAAGACCGCCTGAAAGTTTACGGCCTGTAA
- a CDS encoding pirin family protein: MQTVYHPANSRGFANHGWLKSAHTFSFANYYDPERMGFGVLRVINDDFVEGGQGFGTHPHRDMEIISVPLSGDLAHRDSMGNGSIIKNGDVQVMSAGTGVTHSEMNANRDQAVKFLQIWVLPRKNNVAPRYQQITIANEAKPNDFQQILSPNADDAGVWIHQNAWFSLARFSDGTQKRYDVKREGNGVYVFVIKGKAKVGGIELGERDGLGLWETDGFDVEALGDAEILLMDVPMDVEANINQLH, translated from the coding sequence ATGCAAACTGTATACCATCCGGCTAATTCACGCGGCTTTGCTAATCACGGTTGGCTGAAAAGCGCACACACTTTCAGCTTCGCCAACTATTACGACCCCGAGCGCATGGGCTTCGGCGTGCTGCGTGTGATTAATGATGATTTTGTAGAAGGCGGCCAAGGCTTCGGCACCCACCCGCACCGCGACATGGAAATCATTTCCGTACCCTTGAGCGGCGATTTGGCCCACCGCGACAGCATGGGCAACGGCAGCATCATCAAAAACGGTGATGTGCAGGTTATGTCGGCCGGTACCGGCGTTACCCACAGCGAAATGAACGCCAACCGCGACCAAGCTGTGAAATTCCTGCAAATTTGGGTGTTGCCCCGCAAAAACAACGTAGCGCCCCGCTATCAGCAAATCACGATTGCCAACGAAGCCAAACCCAACGACTTCCAGCAAATCCTGTCTCCCAATGCTGATGACGCAGGCGTGTGGATTCACCAAAACGCTTGGTTCTCGCTGGCACGTTTTTCAGACGGCACCCAAAAACGTTACGACGTAAAACGCGAAGGCAACGGCGTGTATGTGTTTGTGATTAAAGGTAAAGCCAAAGTAGGCGGTATCGAATTGGGCGAGCGCGACGGCTTGGGCTTGTGGGAAACCGACGGCTTTGACGTAGAGGCTTTGGGCGATGCGGAAATCCTGTTGATGGACGTACCGATGGATGTGGAAGCCAATATCAACCAGTTACACTAA
- a CDS encoding B-box zinc finger protein: protein MRKNYDEEDTYFIPKNKEAELEIARKFQRRLFLSKLFFPYSILMAILLILEKYKIIGNERTNDSLFIWLIIIFWGLALYSIISTMILGKCPYCQNFQQLNGKVKGLDEKSIFYTKGVSPFIKYCNKCKAPLSEKAVREVYHKHNS, encoded by the coding sequence ATGAGAAAAAATTACGATGAAGAAGATACATACTTCATACCAAAAAATAAAGAAGCTGAGTTAGAGATAGCTAGAAAATTTCAAAGAAGATTGTTTTTATCTAAATTATTTTTCCCCTATTCAATACTGATGGCTATTTTATTGATTTTGGAAAAGTATAAAATAATTGGCAATGAACGCACAAATGATTCACTATTTATTTGGTTAATAATAATATTTTGGGGGTTGGCTTTATATAGTATTATTTCAACAATGATACTGGGGAAATGCCCTTATTGCCAAAATTTTCAGCAGCTTAATGGAAAAGTTAAAGGTCTTGATGAGAAAAGTATTTTTTATACTAAAGGTGTTTCTCCATTTATAAAATATTGTAATAAGTGTAAAGCACCTCTATCTGAGAAAGCTGTAAGAGAGGTTTATCATAAACATAATTCTTAA
- a CDS encoding VENN motif pre-toxin domain-containing protein, translating to MTDSRSGRLNNTFDKERVQKELDIQREVTQQFGSNIGYVKSRVNQRIEGLKAAREAGRISQEEYDKKVQSLQYLNIGLSSASAALSAPTDSALGLAASAANPVVSYHIGQHFKQNDELNQLDGGKRPGEGSKEHIALHTLSGLLTGAANGSHAVVSGLSAGGAELLAPTLAQSLYGKSPKELTAEEKANIGSLAGVFGAAVGAASGDVAGAVVGSQVAQSAVENNNSAIRTLPNRHLQRQQRIELTADAVDELFALLMGNVGDIKRGWAQLSYETKYEKLIESQQQLERLGYRVPLVAFLDRNGNQRVDLEASKKNISYALSRLSNASQSEKAAFKEAKRSGHILKNDKPLAVRAVTYRDPARNMSRTQAMEYLYQNTKGEYVVLQRHHLGHMYLVDMHGKIIDTKSSQPAHWNVRHYPEKVKVDPNIWASIIESDLISNFPDRSKYGEAINYPKDRNIPDHIPYSTQPKKIK from the coding sequence GTGACAGACTCCCGCTCAGGCCGTCTGAACAACACTTTCGATAAAGAAAGGGTGCAGAAAGAGCTGGATATCCAACGGGAGGTAACACAGCAGTTCGGCAGCAACATCGGCTATGTAAAAAGCCGAGTGAACCAACGCATAGAAGGATTGAAAGCCGCGAGGGAAGCAGGGCGGATCAGCCAAGAAGAATACGATAAAAAAGTTCAGAGCCTGCAATACCTGAATATAGGCTTAAGCAGTGCGTCGGCAGCTTTATCCGCCCCGACCGACAGCGCATTGGGTCTTGCCGCTTCCGCGGCCAACCCCGTTGTGTCCTACCATATCGGCCAACACTTCAAACAGAACGACGAACTGAACCAACTCGACGGCGGCAAACGTCCGGGAGAAGGCAGCAAAGAACACATCGCCCTGCATACCCTTAGCGGTTTGCTGACCGGTGCGGCCAACGGCAGCCATGCTGTTGTGAGCGGGCTGTCTGCGGGGGGAGCGGAATTATTGGCACCGACATTGGCACAAAGCCTGTACGGTAAGTCTCCCAAAGAGCTGACGGCGGAAGAAAAAGCGAATATCGGTTCGTTGGCCGGAGTATTCGGTGCGGCGGTAGGCGCGGCATCGGGGGATGTTGCGGGTGCGGTAGTGGGCAGTCAGGTTGCGCAGAGTGCGGTGGAGAATAATAATTCTGCCATACGCACGCTACCGAACCGACATTTGCAAAGACAACAAAGGATAGAATTAACAGCGGATGCTGTAGATGAATTGTTTGCGTTATTAATGGGTAATGTAGGAGATATCAAAAGGGGCTGGGCACAGTTAAGTTATGAGACCAAATATGAAAAATTAATTGAGTCACAACAGCAATTAGAGAGATTGGGTTACCGAGTACCGTTAGTGGCTTTTTTAGATAGAAATGGTAATCAAAGAGTTGATCTTGAGGCCAGTAAAAAGAACATATCTTATGCACTCTCAAGGCTGAGTAATGCTTCTCAGTCTGAGAAAGCGGCATTTAAAGAAGCAAAAAGATCAGGACATATTTTAAAAAATGATAAGCCTTTGGCTGTGAGGGCGGTAACTTATCGTGATCCTGCTCGTAATATGAGTAGAACCCAAGCTATGGAGTATTTATATCAAAATACCAAAGGAGAATATGTTGTTTTACAAAGGCATCATTTAGGACATATGTATTTAGTAGATATGCATGGAAAAATAATAGATACTAAATCTTCACAACCTGCACATTGGAATGTGAGACATTATCCTGAAAAAGTAAAAGTTGATCCCAATATTTGGGCTAGTATAATTGAATCTGATTTAATTTCAAATTTTCCAGATCGTAGTAAATATGGAGAAGCGATAAATTATCCTAAAGATCGTAATATTCCTGACCATATTCCATATTCTACACAACCTAAAAAGATAAAATAA